A genome region from Clostridium sp. JN-9 includes the following:
- a CDS encoding YraN family protein yields MHYYNKDIGDFGESTATEYLISKGYTIIEKNFRCKTGEIDIIAKDNNYIVFIEVKTRYGNKYGHPCESITQKKQYKIYHTAEYYMIIKKLYNSYFRFDVIEIVLNDSNNNCSVNLIKNAFPL; encoded by the coding sequence ATGCATTATTACAATAAAGATATAGGTGATTTTGGTGAAAGTACTGCCACAGAATATTTAATTAGCAAAGGATATACAATAATTGAAAAAAACTTTAGATGCAAAACTGGAGAAATAGATATAATTGCAAAAGATAATAATTATATAGTATTTATCGAAGTGAAAACCAGATATGGAAATAAATATGGACATCCGTGCGAATCAATAACACAAAAAAAGCAGTACAAAATTTATCATACTGCAGAATATTATATGATTATAAAAAAGCTATATAATAGTTATTTTAGGTTCGATGTGATTGAAATAGTTCTAAATGATTCCAATAATAATTGTTCAGTAAACTTAATAAAAAATGCTTTTCCTTTATAG